From Rutidosis leptorrhynchoides isolate AG116_Rl617_1_P2 chromosome 3, CSIRO_AGI_Rlap_v1, whole genome shotgun sequence, a single genomic window includes:
- the LOC139901125 gene encoding uncharacterized protein codes for MERFTEMSDEYDKVVKLANAHERKAQKAEARLKKVMEENARLKKRAETAETAAKDFTQLVKYLPKFADKVMDSNPVTEKFRSYAQAAKLATRCEWYDLLCKLGDLSQLLPSDMVKEICATDDAREALERAKKGVEKVSIPALEELSQREGVSIADIEALEL; via the coding sequence ATGGAGCGCTTTACAGAGATGTCAGATGAGTATGATAAAGTAGTGAAGCTTGCAAACGCTCACGAGAGAAAAGCGCAAAAGGCGGAGGCGCGGCTCAAAAAGGTTATGGAGGAGAACGCCAGGCTCAAAAAGAGGGCGGAAACTGCGGAAACTGCTGCAAAAGATTTCACACAGTTGGTCAAGTATCTCCCAAAAttcgcagataaagtgatggactccaatccagtcactgaaaaatttcgatCGTATGCCCAAGCAGCAAAACTTGCCACTCGCTGTGAGTGGTATGATCTATTGTGCAAGCTTGGCGATCTTTCTCAACTTCTACCTTCTGACATGGTGAAAGAAATATGCGCCACAGATGATGCTCGCGAAGCACTCGAGAGAGCGAAAAAGGGGGTCGAGAAAGTCAGCATACCTGCCCTTGAAGAACTTAGCCAGCGTGAGGGCGTTTCAATCGCAGATATTGAAGCATTAGAGCTTTAA